One Mya arenaria isolate MELC-2E11 chromosome 5, ASM2691426v1 genomic window carries:
- the LOC128235442 gene encoding uncharacterized protein LOC128235442 has translation MRAVILNLFFVTVFLLESECNEESHYCYVTGYRSTKTCTSGWLWSRRCNYKSVSTAKLECCDDYYGDDCDKPKCGDGDMNITCDVNDEGMVIYKNGTVVTDSKGTCVAPNTCENCNEGFYPNSEVGKCKACPKIEKCNVHRCTNTEDVTCQFCHHEFNSEKLGWNEYTGLPDRKQCARK, from the exons atgaGGGCTGTAATCTTGAATTTGTTCTTTGTAAC cGTTTTTCTCCTCGAAAGCGAATGTAATGAAGAAAGCCATTATTGCTACGTTACTGGATACAgatcaacaaaaacatgcacATCCGGCTGGCTCTGGTCGCGAAGATGCAACTACAA atCAGTATCCACAGCAAAACTGGAATGTTGTGATGATTATTATGGTGATGATTGTGACAAAC CTAAATGCGGCGATGGGGATATGAATATTACATGTGATGTTAACGATGAAGGCATGGTAATTTACAAAAATGGAACAGTTGTGACAGATAGCAAGGGCACATGCGTCGCACCTAATACATGTGAGAACTGTAACGAGGGATTTTACCCAAACTCGGAGGTCGGCAAATGCAAAG CTTGCCCAAAAATCGAGAAATGTAATGTACATCGATGTACAAATACGGAGGATGTCACATGCCAGTTCTGTCACCACGAGTTCAACAGCGAAAAATTGGGTTGGAATGAATACACTGGACTGCCTGACAGGAAGCAATGTGCCCGTAagtaa